The following is a genomic window from Acidobacteriota bacterium.
TTTTCACCTATTCGGATGAAGAGAACTCTCCGGCGTTTGAAATCGACAACAAAGTGCCGCATTCAGTGGCAAAAAAGCGCGAAAAGATTTTAATGAAAGCGCAGGCGAAAATTTCCAAACGCAAGAACAAAGCTTTAGTTGGCAAGCGCGTGCAAGTCCTGCTTGAAGGCAAATCGAAAGAGAGCGATTTACTGCTTGAAGGTCGCATGCAATCGCAAGCGCCGGAAATTGACGGCTGCGTATTAATCAACGATATACCCGAAGAGGCGGACATTCGCGCCGGCGATTTCGTCACCGTTGAAATCACCGAAGCCCACGAATACGATATAATTGCGCGAATCATTTAAATCAAAGGGGAGCTTATGAGCGTCGACGACTCAACATTTGAACAGGCATTGGCAATGGCACAACAACTTCCACCTGTTGACCAAGCGCGTTTAATTGCGCGTCTGGCTCCGGCTATCGAAAAATTCCTTGAACACGTGGAAAAGCCCGAATTGCCTGAACGCCAGGTTCGTATGCGGGGCTTGCTTGCGGATTTGGGCGCGGCTCCTTCCACAGAAGAGATTGATGAAGTTCAGCACGAAATGTGGGCATCTTTTGCAGAGGACAAGCGATGATTTGTGCGATTGCTGATACCCAAACGGCAGGTGCATTGATGGATAAAGCAGAAACGGATGGCGAGCAAATCGCCATCTCTTCCGTAACCTTAGATGAGATGGTTTATCTTATCGAAAAAGGGCGTATTGATTCTGCCGCCTTTGACCGTGTCATTGATGCTTTAAATATGCCGAATTCGCTGTTTGTGGAAATTCCTTTGGACAGCAACGTCGTTAAAGCTATGCGACTGATTGCCCGTTCAGAAGTTCCTGATTTGCCAGACCGTATCATTGCGGCAACCGGACTTTTTCTGGGAGCGCCGGTTATCAGTCGGGATAGCAAGATTCAATCTTCGTCCGTAAAACCGTTATGGTAAAAACATGGGAACCAACCGACCACAAGAGCTAATCCAACCAAGGCTTTTCCAACCAATTGACCGTTTTGCTTATTTGATAGCAACAGGGTTTGGCGCGGGGCTTATGCCGAAAGCCCCGAACGTGCCCGGCGCTCTCGAAAGGGTGGTGGCTATTTTTTATGTGTTGATGTTGCTTTCGTTCGGCAATCCATCTTTTGCCCGGAACGAAGATGAGGTCGGCGCAAAACCTAAACCGATAAAACTACCTGGCGCTTTTGTCGCATTTTCAAACGATGATGTGTTAAAGAAAACGTTTTCTGATTATGACATTCAAACGGGAAGAATTTCATCACGTTTGAATGAAAATAATCAGCCTTCATTGGTTCGTATCAATCAAGCGCGTTTGTGGAGAGTGAAGGGGCAGGAACACTTAGTGGCGCTCATAGATATTGCTGGAGCAGACCATTATTTTAAAGACTTGTGCGGGAATTGCGGAATATTTGCAACATTAGTTGTGCTCAAAAGAGCAGGTAATCAATTGGTTGTCGTTGCCAAACAACCGCCAAACCAATCTATGCCCTCTGATTTTTCCAGAGATAGAACGGATGCAATTTATTATACCGGTCATGACCCTATCGTCTCGTTAGACCTTGCGCCATATAAACTCACTGACAACGAGATGTTGATAGGTTTCCGCGTTGAACATATGTGGTTACCTGCGCGTACTTGGGATGTCTATCTGTCGCTTTATAGAATCGAAGGCGATAAGTTGCGTGAGGTTTTCAGCGAATCGGTTGTCGAAAGAAGGTATCCAGGCGAAAATCCACAGTACGAGGTTGTGAAATCGGTGTCCGAGCTTTCTCCTCTACGCCTGAACTCAAAATTTTATGATTATGAAATCCGTAAAACCGTAACGCATTGCTTTGATAAAAACGATGATGCCGATTGCACCGTAAAAGCTGACAAAATCACGCGAATAGAAAAACAAACCGAATTATGGCGATTTAACGGGGCAAGATTTGAAAAAATAAAATAGGCAGTACAACAACAGCCGATTATGATTTTCATCTATTAAAATACGCCTGACACAAATTCATGAACCAACACACCAGCATTCAATTCAAAACTTTCAATGCCATAGACCGTTTTGCTTATTTGATAGCAACAGGGTTTGGCGCGGGGCTTATGCCGAAAGCCCCGGGCACCTTTGGGGCAATTGAAAGTGTGTTGGTTTTTGTAGCGGCAGTTGCTTTGCCGTTATCTCCGCAAATTCTGCTGATTCTTTTTTCACTAATGAGTCTAGTGAGTTTCGCAGCCGGTGTCTGGGCTGCAAATCGCGTCTGCAAAGCGACAGGCTTGGACGACCCCGGTCAAATCGTCGTTGATGAAATCTGCGGGCAATTCATCGCTCTGGTGCCGGTCGCGCTTGCGCCTTCGTGGCTCAATATCGTCCTGGCATTTTTGTTGTTTCGTTTATTTGACATTACCAAGCCCTACCCGATTCGCAAACTCGAAAATTTTCATGGCGGACTCGGCGTGATGGCTGATGATGTGCTCGCCGGAATTTACGCCGCTCTGCTTGTCTGGTTGGCTCATCTCTTGCACCTCGTATAAACTGCATTGGATGGGAAATCTCGAACAGGCGATTGAAACCGCTCGGCACGCTGAACAACCAGTTATTCAATTTATCAAAAAAGCGCCCATCAAACCGCAACGCTTAGGCATCTTTGCGGCTTCTTTTAATCCGGTCACCACAGCCCACCTTGAGCTTATGCAACAAGCGAAGGTTGATTTTTCGCTTGATGCAATCATCGCGCTTGCCGGAATCGCAAATGCCGATAAAAGCGAATACGAATGCGCCATCGCTGACCGCTTGCGAATGCTTGAGTTGGTTTTTAATGAAAACGCGCAAACCTCCATCGCGGTCTCTTCGCACGCTTTTTTTGTTGATAAACTCGACGCCCTTCGCGCGCATTATGACGCGGGAACCGAGTTGCACTTCATCCTCGGCTTCGATACCTTTGAGCGCGTGCTTGACCCGGAAGACAAATACACACGGCTTTATCACAGAAATTTTGCAAACCGCAACCTGGCGCTCTCCTATCTGCTCGCACAATCTCGTTTGATTGTTGCAAGTCGCCTGAACGCCAATCGAAACGATTTTCATTCGCTGGTTGAAAAATTCGTACCCGCGCAATTTGCCGTTCGCATTGCGTTTCTGGATTTCCCGAAAACCTACGGCGAACAATCGGCAACCGAAGTTCGTCGTCGCCTCGAAAATAAAACACCTATTGCCGGACTTGTCCCCGACGCGGTTGCGCGTTACATCATTGAAAGAGGATTGTATCAACCAAGCTCACGCCAATAAGCGGATATTTGATTTAAGCGGCGCGGCTGTTGATCGCCCTGCACCCAAAGAAAATTATTTGAACTTAGGAAAACCTTATGTTGAAAGCAGAAATACTTGCCATCGGTTCGGAAATGCTCACCCCGTTTAGAGTCGATACCAACTCGCTGTGGCTCACCGAACGATTGAATGCCATCGGTATCGAAGTGCATCTGAAAACCATCGTCGGCGATGACGAAGCGATTATGGAAGACGTCATCACCCACGCTTTACAACGTTCAGATATTATTATTTCGACCGGCGGGCTTGGGCCTACGGAAGATGATGTGACGCGCAAAGTCTTTTCGCGGGTCACCAACCGGCAACTCAAACTGGATTATGAAATTCTCGAAAACCTGCGCCAGCGTATGGAGAGCCGGGGTTTCAAGATGACCCCCAATAATGAACGCCAGGCGCTCGTCCCGCGTGGCGCAATCGTGTTGCCCAATCCGCACGGCAGCGCGCCGGGACTCAAAATCGAGCAGGATGAAAAACTCATCTACTTGCTTCCGGGACCGCCACGCGAAAATAAACCGATGTTCAATGATTATGTCTTTCCCGAACTTGAAAAACTTTCGCGTGGGGTGCGCATCGCCAAACGTTTTCTGAAAGTCGCAGGCATCGGCGAATCGGCGATGGATGATATGATTGCGCCGATTTACAAAGAATATACTGATGTAACCACCACCGTGTTATTCACCAACACCGACATCGAAATTCATTTGATTGCCAAAGCCGACACCATCCAACGGGCGCAGGAGCGGGTTGACGAACTGGCGGAAAAGTTAGAAGAAAAACTTGATTTGCTTTGCTACTCGACGCAGGGCGAATCGCTCGAACAGGTGATTGGCAATCGACTGCAATTGAAAGGTTACACCATCGCCACTGCCGAAAGTTGCACAGGAGGACTGGTCGCCGAACGCTTGACGCAAATTCCCGGCGCCAGCAAATACTTTGTCGGCAGCATCATCAGTTATACCAACGAAATTAAACAATGGTTGTTGAATGTGCCGAAAGAGATGCTCGATAGAAGCGGCGCAGTGAGCGGTGAAGTCGCCGAAGCGATGGCGCGCGGCATCAAAGAACAAACCGGTGCGACCATTGGTGTCAGCATCACGGGCGTCGCGGGGCCTGACGGCGGAACCGAGGCAACACCTGTTGGCACAGTTTACGTGGGGCTTGCCGACGACACCGGCTCATCCAATAAACGATTAAACCTGTTCGGCGACCGCGAATTGATTCGCTGGCGTGCATCTGCCGCAGCACTCGAATTAGTCAGGCGAAGATATTTGCTATGAAAGTTTCTGGTTTTCTAGTTTGTGTTTCCATCACTCTTGCATTATCAGGATTAAACTAGAAACCAGAAACCAGAAACTCAAAACCATGCCTAATTCAATTGAATTCTTGCTCAACCAACTTGAAGAAGCGAAGCGGCGATTTGATGACCAGTCGCAAACACTAATCGTCAAATGCCTTGAAAAGCTCTCCAGGAGCCGGTTTCAAGACGCCAGCACCTTGATTCGCTTTCATGAAATCCTGCTCTTTTTGCGCGCTTATCCGGCAAGCGCCGAAATTCTTGAGCAAGCGGAAACCTTGCTCAACAACTTTGTGGAACGGGTTCAGAGGCTATACGACGATGGCGCTGATATGGCTGAGTTTTGGGACGCCGAGTATTCGGGCATCGCAGGAAATGAAATCTCTGCGGTCTTCTCTTATAAAATCGCCCGCTTCCTTGCTGAACAATTTCCGCAATCCGCTGAAGTCGATTGGCAAGCCTTTAAACGAAAAGACCGACTTGGCGCGATACTGCCGCGTCTGATTCCGCTACTTGACGAAGATGCTTCAGTTGAAGCGAACGTCCCTTATTATACCTGGCTCAAAACTGCAAAAGGACAACGAGGAAGTGACCTTGCCTGGATGATTCGCGGTTTTGCTGAGTTGGATTTAAGTGAAAGAGCGAAAGCTGAGCTTTTTGATTCGCTTGATCTGCCTATCTGGTGGCGCATTGAAAATGCGAAAGCGTCACGAACCCGTTTGCGACTTGCGACCAAAAAATTCTTCTATCATACGACGCCGCTCATTAAACGAAGTGAAGTTTCGATAGCGGATGAATTTGCCGGTAAACCGCTTCGCGTAAAAAAGCTTTCCTCAACACAAGGCAAGAAAGCGATTAACCTTGCCCGCGTCGCGTCGGTTGAGCGTTACCGGGAACTCTATGGATTTACTCACGGCGATGCAAACTGCGTTTCGCACGCTGAACTCGGACGCGGCGTTGAAATGTTCATATATGAACTCGCGCCCGAATGGCGTTTACCACTTCGCGCTTATCACGCGGGAATGATTTTCAAAAACGGCGTTCCGGTTGGCTATGTCGAAACGCTTTCGCTGTTTGAGCGGTGCGAGGTTGGCTTCAACCTTTACTACACTTTTCGCGATGGCGAAACCGCCTGGCTTTATGCGCGGTTGTTGAAACTCTTTCATCAACTGTTCGGCGTGACCTATTTTTCGATTGACCCGTATCAAATCGGCTTTCATAACGAAGAAGCCATCGAATCGGGCGCGTTCTGGTTTTATCGCAAACTCGGTTTTCGGTCGACGCAACCGGGGATTCGACAACTCATTGAGGCGGAAGAAAAGCGTTTGCATGAACGCGCTGGTTATCGAACGCCCGCGCGCACACTTCGCAAAATTGCCGCAGGACACCTGGTGTTTGAATTGCACAAACCGGAAAGCGATTGGGATGGCTTTCAAATTCGCAACCTCGGATTGAACCTGCAAAAGCACATCGCAAAAAATTTTGCCGGCAGCGCCAAAAAGATGAAAGCGGTGACGATCAAGGAAATCGCTCGCGAGTTACGAATCCAGCTCGCATCCTTCAGTGAAAGCGAACATCGATTGTTTGAAAATTTTGCTCTGGTGCTCGCTTTAATAAACGATTTCCATACCTGGACGCCAGGCGAAAAACAACTCCTTGCCGACATTATTGAGGCGAAACTGCAGCGCAGCGAAAACGATTATCTCGCATTACAACAAAAACACTCGCGATTGCGCGATGCAGTGATTCGTTCAGGCTTTTGAAACGATCTTCAACTCAATCTTTCGGTTCGCCTTTGGCAATAGCCTGCAATTTATTGATGTTTTGCAAAATAAAATTCACGAATGCTCTGGTGGCTGATGCCTGAAAGCGACCAAGCGATACCATTGCCACCGTGCGTCTGAGATTGTGACCCTCGATTTTCAGCTTCGCGAGTTTTCCTGATTTCAATTCATCGCGCACTGTCCAACTGGGTAAAACCGAAATACCCAGACCTTTTTCAACCATGCGTTTAATGAAATAGGTGTCATTGGATTCCATTGCCACGTCGGGTTTGATTTCCACCTGTTTGAAAAAATTGTCAGTCGCCCGTCGCACTGATGCGCCGCGTTCAAATAAAATCAAGCGTTCGTGTTCGATCTCTTCGACCCGGATTTTGCGTTGGTGGGCAAATTTATGTTTTCGACCGACAACCAAAACCAGTTCATCGTTAAAGAGTTCGGTGACTTGCAGGTTCGGCGAGTAAATCGGCAGCGAGGCAAATCCGACATCAGCAACTCCATTTAAAATATCGGCGATGGTTTGTTCCGTACTGACGGTGGTGCGGTAAGAAACTTCTATGCCGGTATGTGACCGCATAAAGGCTTCAAAGAGCGGGTCGAAAAGGTAAACAAACGCCTGGGTGGCGGCAGCGACGCGAACCCTTCCTTTAAGTTTGGCTTTTTGTCCCGATACGCTTTCGCGCAGTTGTTCGACATCTTCGAGAATGCGTTCGGCATAGGCAAGCGCGATTTTCCCGGCTTGTGATAATTTGACGCCGCGTTTGGCGCGAATAAATAACGGTTCGCCGAGTTCCGATTCCAAAGCTTTGATTTGATGGCTGACCGCCGATTGGGTCATGTGCAGACGTTCGGATGCGCGCGTAAAATTCAAATGTTCGGCGACGACCCGAAAGGTTTTTAGATGTGATAATTCCATTCTCTCCTCCTGATGATAAGATGAGACATTAGCATAATTGATGATAGTGATGAAAACAATGAATTAGACGAATCGTAGTGTATGGGTTACTCTATGGTTGTCACACTGAACGATGATTCAAAGTTTTGAAAATCGGTTGGCTTACGAATTGATTTTCATTAACGAGAAAGGAGTTTTTATGCCGATACCGTTCAGGTTGGAATATGTTATTGAAAAGACGCTTGTCGAACCGGATAACCTCAAACAAAAAGCGTTGAGAAAGCTGGCGGGCGTAAAACTTTCGCATACCGAGGCGCTGACGATTTGGAATCGCATCTTAGACCACAAATGGTTTTTGAGCGAGCGTCTGGGTCGCGATGTCGGGATGCGCGTGGCAAGCATTGATTATTTTGAAAATATTTATTCGCCGCGCCAACGTCATCATAACGAATTTTATAGATTGATGCGTCGTTTAATGCGACCGTTAATAAGTTACAGAGTTATTTCATCTCTCCTATAACGACCCTTCCTTAGATAATTAGAGAGCTTACTAAACGAGGTCGTGAGCCAATTAAACTCACGACCTCAATTTTTTTTGGCTGAATATCGAGGTTACTCGACATGATGTTTCTTTTTGAGATTATGGACGTGAACTTTTGATACGCCGAGTTTACGCGCAGCGCGGGTCAAACTGTTATTGGTTTGACGCAAGGCATTGCGTAAGAGAAACCCTTCGAGGGTGCGTTTGGCTTCCTGCCAGCGCGGCAATTGATTCCCGTCAAAAACCAACCGGTTATCGTCGGTGAATTGAATCTGTTCTTCATATTTTGCAGAAACGCGGTCATATTCTTCGCCAAGCCAGGTATCTTCGATACCACTGAGAATGCTTGCCGCCCGGGTTAATTCCGCACGACCGGCTCGCGTATCGAAATTATGATAGGCTTCAGCAAGAAAGATGGTGGCTTCAAGTTCTGCGCGCTTGAGAATCAATGAAGGACTGGACTGTCGAGCGATTTCGGCAGCTTCTGCTAAAAATTGCGCGGCTTCTCGGAAATCGTGTGAAGCCAATTTCACGTGACCGAGTGAGATGCGCGCCCGCGCCCGTGAAACCGCCGATTTGCTCTGGTCTGCAAGTTCCAGCGCTTTGCTGGCATAACTCAAGGCATCTTCAATTTCATTTTGCAGGAGAGAAACAAACGATAAAACTGAAAGGGCGGCGCTTTCACCCGCCGGGTTATTGCTTTGAATTTCCCGGCTGTCGAACGCCATGCGCTCGGCGCGTTCAAAGCGTTTGAGCCTGATGAGCGCGGTTGCCAGTTTCAGTTGGCTTTCGGCGCGGTCGCGCTTCAAATCATAACGTTCAAAAACAATATTGGCTTCTTTGTAAATTTCCAGCGAATCCTGAAACTCACCCAGCGCATATTTGAGGTCAGCAATGCCGACCAGGGTATAGGCATAATGGCGTCCCCGTTCAACGCCTTTCAAAATCGTTGAAGCCTCTTCATAACGTTTATTGGCGGCTTCGAGGTCTCCCAATTCAGCCAGCACCGCCGCCTGTTCACTGATGATGAGACCTTTGAGATATTCGGCTTTTTTACTGGCTCGACCGGCGAGTTTGGCTTCGGCGATTTTTAATTTTTCAGCAGCCTGTTCAAATTGTCCGGTTTTTCGCTCCAAACGGGCGATTTCCAGCAGTGCCTGGCTGGCGCCAAACGCATCTTCTTTGAAGGTATAAAAATAGTAAGCGCCTTGGAGAAGCGTTTGCGCACGCTCAGCGTCATTTAACGAAAGCGCCAATCGTCCCTGCGCCAAGGAAAAGCGTGAGGCAACTTCGATATCGGTGGCGCGACCTTTGACTTTATCCAGCAAGTTCGCGGCTTCATCATATTTTCCAAAATAGTTAGCGACTTCGGCACGAACCACCATTTCCAGGGGATCGTCGGTTCTGCGCTCGGAAAATATCTCTTCCGCCGCAAGAAACTGTCCGCTATCTATCAAATCAACATAACTCTCTTGAGCTGTTCTCCTTTCCATCTCTACTTTTTCGTCCAATAGAGCTTTTGATTGCAGTTGCAACCAATACAGACAACTCTCCCTCTCAAACAGCTTACGCTATCCCTTTAGAGATCGTCCTATAAATACTCCCACAAGCCCCCGCTCTAATGGGCGTATTCCTCCTTTATGTGATATTAAACTCCCCTTGTTCTAAACCTACACTAATACCCGAACTGCTTTCGCAGCTTTCTAACATCAACAATGGATTCCCCACTGACTAAGCTAAGCGAAACTTTTTAAAGTGAAATATATCTTCCCCTCTTCACTTAAAAAGTTATTTTCTTTTAATCCGCTCAAAATATATGGTGAAAGAGTACCAAGAGCAGGTCAGCAATACAAGCAGTTTTTAAAAGGATAACGAATGATAAAGTTTAAGCGAACGATGGATTGAAGCAGCGTGCTGGGATTTAATAATATCCAAATAATTGCCGGACG
Proteins encoded in this region:
- a CDS encoding PIN domain-containing protein — its product is MDKAETDGEQIAISSVTLDEMVYLIEKGRIDSAAFDRVIDALNMPNSLFVEIPLDSNVVKAMRLIARSEVPDLPDRIIAATGLFLGAPVISRDSKIQSSSVKPLW
- a CDS encoding phosphatidylglycerophosphatase A; this encodes MNQHTSIQFKTFNAIDRFAYLIATGFGAGLMPKAPGTFGAIESVLVFVAAVALPLSPQILLILFSLMSLVSFAAGVWAANRVCKATGLDDPGQIVVDEICGQFIALVPVALAPSWLNIVLAFLLFRLFDITKPYPIRKLENFHGGLGVMADDVLAGIYAALLVWLAHLLHLV
- a CDS encoding competence/damage-inducible protein A, whose protein sequence is MLKAEILAIGSEMLTPFRVDTNSLWLTERLNAIGIEVHLKTIVGDDEAIMEDVITHALQRSDIIISTGGLGPTEDDVTRKVFSRVTNRQLKLDYEILENLRQRMESRGFKMTPNNERQALVPRGAIVLPNPHGSAPGLKIEQDEKLIYLLPGPPRENKPMFNDYVFPELEKLSRGVRIAKRFLKVAGIGESAMDDMIAPIYKEYTDVTTTVLFTNTDIEIHLIAKADTIQRAQERVDELAEKLEEKLDLLCYSTQGESLEQVIGNRLQLKGYTIATAESCTGGLVAERLTQIPGASKYFVGSIISYTNEIKQWLLNVPKEMLDRSGAVSGEVAEAMARGIKEQTGATIGVSITGVAGPDGGTEATPVGTVYVGLADDTGSSNKRLNLFGDRELIRWRASAAALELVRRRYLL
- a CDS encoding LysR family transcriptional regulator, encoding MELSHLKTFRVVAEHLNFTRASERLHMTQSAVSHQIKALESELGEPLFIRAKRGVKLSQAGKIALAYAERILEDVEQLRESVSGQKAKLKGRVRVAAATQAFVYLFDPLFEAFMRSHTGIEVSYRTTVSTEQTIADILNGVADVGFASLPIYSPNLQVTELFNDELVLVVGRKHKFAHQRKIRVEEIEHERLILFERGASVRRATDNFFKQVEIKPDVAMESNDTYFIKRMVEKGLGISVLPSWTVRDELKSGKLAKLKIEGHNLRRTVAMVSLGRFQASATRAFVNFILQNINKLQAIAKGEPKD
- a CDS encoding DUF4032 domain-containing protein → MPIPFRLEYVIEKTLVEPDNLKQKALRKLAGVKLSHTEALTIWNRILDHKWFLSERLGRDVGMRVASIDYFENIYSPRQRHHNEFYRLMRRLMRPLISYRVISSLL